The Apium graveolens cultivar Ventura chromosome 6, ASM990537v1, whole genome shotgun sequence genome contains a region encoding:
- the LOC141663544 gene encoding protein LOL1-like, giving the protein MPVPLAPYPLPPAPCTPPPNGSQSQLVCSGCRNLLLYPLGATSVCCAVCNAVTAVPPPGTENAQLVCGGCHTLLMYIRGATSVKCSCCHTVNLAMEANKVAHVNCGNCQMLLMYQYGAQSVRCAVCHFVTSVGVPTATVEQKLNC; this is encoded by the exons CCATGTACACCACCTCCAAATG GTTCCCAGAGCCAGCTTGTTTGTTCCGGATGTCGAAACCTATTACTCTATCCACTCGGGGCAACCTCAGTATGTTGTGCCGTTTGTAATGCAGTAACAGCTGTGCCACCTCCAG GCACAGAAAATGCTCAATTGGTCTGTGGAGGTTGCCACACATTGTTAATGTACATTCGTGGCGCAACCAGTGTAAAATGTTCATGCTGTCACACTGTCAACTTAGCTATGGAGG CTAATAAAGTAGCACATGTCAACTGTGGAAATTGTCAAATGTTGTTAATGTATCAATATGGCGCACAGTCTGTTAGATGTGCAGTTTGCCATTTTGTGACTTCAGTTGGG GTACCAACAGCCACCGTGGAGCAGAAACTCAACTGCTAA